Within the Drosophila melanogaster chromosome 3R genome, the region TTCGCCGGCAAGGGGGAGGGCGTGATCTCCACGCAGCCCACACAGCGTCCCAGCGAGGAGCCCCCAGCCATTCCGACGACGGCCAGCTCAGCCGTCCGGCCGGAGAGCAGCGTTTCAGTTAGCGATTCAAGAAATACGGATACACTTACGGAAAGAGCGGGTGCCGGCTACCAGCCGGTCACCAATTACGAGCAACAGGAGAGGGTCAATCCCTTTGATAAGGAGCCCAGCAAGTCGGGCAGCGCGGCCAGCATACACACCTCGTCGTCCTCATCGATTTCATCGTCATCCATCTCGTCGCGCATCAATCGCAATGGCAATGCCATCCAATCCCCGCCCCCACCGGCGGgtccaccaccaccgccgcccacCAATGTCACGGCGGTGGGCAGCAATGCCAATAGCTCCAGTGGCTACAGGAACAGCTTTAGCAGCTCCCTTAGCAAGGACAAGACGAGCTATGGCAATTATGGCAGCACCACTTCGGTGGAGACCATCACACGAATGGATACGAACACCACAAACATAGGAGCCACTGCAACGGAAGCTGGAGAAGCTAGTGGTGTAACGGCCATAACCAATATCAGCAATAGTGACGGAATAGTGGCTCCAACCACGGGAACCATCACCACCTCGGTGACCACCAACGACTGGAGATCGGCCATTGGTATGCGATCGGCCAGTGTGTATAGTGCACCCGCTGCAGTAACCACTGTGTTGCCAGGAGACACATCCGGCTACGATTCCAACTCGATTGCCTCGCAGGGCGAGGGTCTGAACAATCCAAGCGATCTGCCCTCGTACACCAGACCATCGTACTCACGATCAGAGAGCAATGGTAATTATCTAGCCGTTGGCGTACTGCTGGTCAGCCTAACCCTGCGCAAGACCTAGGGCTCAACCTCGACTCATCCTCTCGatgcatatttatatatatataaatcatgTCATTTAATCTCATTATCGTACTAATTCAGCTAGCTACATtccatataaatatgtatactCGTATATAGAGACCAACGAAATGTAATCGAATAACCCATAGCCATGTAGGCAGCCGTGTCAAAATGTTAGCCAAAACGAGAAAAGTAGGAGTTGTGTCCTTTGAGCCtaactttttcattttcctagCCGAGCTCAGTGAGTAAGCcaaatattacgtatacgactTGTGGGCCGACCAAGTGTTTGTAAGTCTCTCTCTCGCTCAGCgatgaaaaactaaaaaaaaaaaaacaaaaacaaaagcgcttgcctgcacacacactcacacctACAACACCACAGAAGACAAACAACAGGAACCGTACAGTACACACTCGCTAGAGTGCACCGCAAACCTGAGTTCAGTTCTGGCTTTTTGGGCACGCATCGAGAAACAAGTGAAAACCGAGATACAATCCAGAATAATACTCAAATAACACCACAAGTGTAATCCAAGCTTTTAGAAACTACAAAATTCGTTAGTAATATTAATGCAACCCCTTTTCAGTTttagagtgtgtgtgtgtgcgtcttGTAGTAAATGCAGAGTTATCAAAAGATGAGCCACAGAAAACCGTGTTCAACTTCTCAGTCCGAAAGTCGCTTAAGAATCAGAAGATTTCAAAATTCCCATTATCATTCACTCACATATTGATAATGCTTGTTTTTGGTAACGCTCATTTTGCTCATCCTCCATCACCGAAAGTCAAGTAACCAATATGCAAAAGACGATCgatgttttaaaaatgcaataatttattattaatttttatattaagCCCACTCTTCGGTCGTCTCTTGTATATATAGAATTAAAGCTAGATTGGCTTACGTAGTGCTAAAGATAAGTGCCAAAAACTGCACCCACGCCAAATTGATGTGCACTTGTTGTTGATTTTCATGGTTtggttattaatttttattccCAACTCTTGCAGCCTCCAAGCACTCGGATCTGGATGTAATTTTCGGAGACAGCAAGACCACCCCGGCATCCTATGGAAATGGCAAATACACCCGGGCCGCAGGATCTATTTCGGATGCCGATATGATTTTCGGAGGGCCACCATCGAACTACAAAACCGATCGCTTCGGGGCCTCCAAAAGCATGAGCATGACCTCCGGCGGAGTGGGTTCCGGAAATGGATCCGGATCCGGATTGGGGGGATATAAGATCTATGATAGCATTCAGAATGCGGCATTCAGCGACTTCAGTGACTCGGGCAGTATGAGCAGCATTGGATCGCATACCAAACGCTGGAGTGCCAGCAAGGAGGAGGATGATGAACTGGACTTAAAGTAAATCCAAGGGAAATTCAAAAGTAGAACTATCAGAACTACAGAaaacattcacacacacactagaGCAACCAAACTATTGAATTCTATCTACTTTCTGCCTCTGAAGTTTCCTGGTTTCATGGGAAAAACACTAAGCATATACTCACTCACACAACACATAACTATTGGGTTACTATCGTTTCCACTGTCAACTATCATGATCGAAACACTTTCCATCTTTCATCTGCCATAAAAGCATCAATGAAGAAATTAGCATAATATGCTATTTAGACACTGTAGTACACTactaaaacataaatataaccaccaatgcaacaacaataatgcaatGCCCATAAGATATGTGCAATGAAATGTCGCCGATTGACTTGACTGGTTTTGCAGTGCGATAAGAACGAGGAACCTATTTAATTACCatacttataaacattttgaaacattttccaaagcaacaaattatatattaaatatattattgagaaaaatattgaattataTACCGACATATTAAACCAATTGAGAGTTGACGACATTAAAAGTAATCGCAAGCATATATTACGTGTTAACCTGCTAATAAATCAAtgggaaaacttttaaataaatcgaatATTAATAAATCTGTTATATACCAACATGAGACACATATGAAAtcctaaaaactataaaaactaaaaaataaaagacaatATGCGCAACGTATAACAAACAACCAAGCGTTTAATACTAATACATACGCGATCTAATTATAATGGATAAATTAGTTAACGAACTACATGTATTCGGAAATTACTATGAGCAAATGTTACATAAAGAACACAAAGACACACGAGAGTGGAAGCAACTCACACACAAAGTAAATGTTTATTACCACaaatattatgattattattatgatgTATTAGCAGTTAATGTTTACAAACTCGAAAGGCCCGGATCGAGGGCCTCGAAGATATGGAAAGATAGAAAGTACCAAGCAGGACGACAAGCAATGTTAATCTAGTCTGAACCAACTggacaacaataacaaaccaaaaatatattcgaaaatgTAGCGATCCCATGCGATCAACATAAATTTACACGGCTTAGTCGGTACACGATCGAAGGTCGAGAAATgaagtgaaatgaaaatagaGGCAATGGTATCGACGAATATTTAGATAATATacacaacaaaatatatataaatgttgcAAGCGACAACAACGAAGTCATATTATGCGTTCAAGATATAAACAATAGCTTCAATTGTTTAGGACTTTGATTTAGCGACAAATGTTTAGTATTTTGGTGTTTTTTGTTACGCACATGTTTAAGCATTATTTAGAGCAATAGACAATTTTACATAtgttgaatttaaaataatagttGAAGTCGTTTCAATTGGGTTGTATACTTCTCTCTTTTATCAACTACAACTTAATGCATTAGAGAATTCTAAATATCGTTATATGCTGAGGAATATAGCGCAAGTATACTTGAGAACTTGTTAGTTTACCAACTCTCTTCGATTTTAGTAGAATCTGCATTTGGAAATGCTACCAATATTTTAATCTAAACAAATTTACAACTATACAAGAATATTGAATAACAATTGTTTTTGGTTCAGGGCCAAAACCCGGTTATTTCATGCTATATCATCCTACCATTTATATAcaagtaaatatattaaaatatgtatgtaatctTAAGTAAATCTTTGGCTACAAGTACTTTTTCGTAATCGTATACATCATCATTTTAATCAAACTGGCACATATTCACGGAATGttttataaacatatatttattacgACAAATGTAGAACAGAaagtacataaataaatacgggCATCACTCGAGGAATTCGAAAATCATATATCATGGCACTAGACCCACAACTCACTCACCCCATAACAATATCGTGCATCAAATGATCAGAAAGTGCTGAAATACATAAATTGAAACTCAAAGGAAATACTCAAGGCATAAGGCATATAAAACTTACACACGACTTCTAATCTGTTGCAAAATATACCAAATAAATACTCGTATTATTGTGAAAGTATAGCAAGAAATATGTACTTATATGTTGTCTGTAATTTATTCAACTCCCCCTTGAAGTCTCACTTCCCCAAATTCAGAAAGTATAAAGAGTCTGGGCTACACCCACTCAAATTTACTGCAAatctctctatatatatatatatatatatatgtactacGAATTATTCCAATGAACAGCGGCAACTGCAATGgctaagaaaaacaaaaagcaaaaccaaagtAACAATAAATGAGTTGATGATTGATACAAAAGTAAAGACACAAATTGTTTTCCACTCGACGCACAATTTTGCGTGCGTTTACCTGCGGAATTGAGTTAGCATTGACATTAGGGAATCCTTTGGGCGGAAAAACGTCTGCGCCATTTCCCGGCTAATGACACCAGGAAAAACACTCTCGCTCCCGATCCGCTTTACCAGTGCAACGAGGCCTGCAGCCTAATCTTCTCCTCGTCTACCTGCCAATCCGCAACGGTAAGCCATAAAAACGCATCACTTCCCGGTGCGAAGACTAGTCTTCATTCGCGACACATTCGATTCAGACCGACTGACAATCACGCGATCTTTAAGATGGCACAACCAGGCGGAGATCACATGATCATCGCTATCACCACACTGTTGGTTTTGATCTGTTCCCTACATCTCGCCAATGCAGCCAGCTATCAGCTACAATCTTACGATCTTGATACGGATAATAGGGCTGCATCGAACTCCAGCGAGGAGGTGTTCAATGGCGGAGTCACGTCCCTGGAAAGACCTCTTTCTTGGCTGCGGAATGCCAACAGCGTGTTCGGCAGTCCCGCTGGTCATGTGGTCATCCAGGTGGCCAAGGAGCTGTTACATCGATCAGCCGGAAACAGTCAAGTGGGTTAAGGATACATTACCATAACATTACAATTTTGTtcaaattttgttattttcacTAAAGGTTCTAAGTCTGAATCTGACCAACCTGCTTATCATCATACTCCTGAAAATACTTATCTTCTCAGCCGGAATGCTGGGCGCTGGGCACTGGAGTGGCTATGGTTATGGACATGGTCGCTCAGCCGGTCGTAGTGATAACTTCGGTTTGGGCATAGCTTCTGGCGATGACTATCTTATAACCGGATTTCTCGCCGCCCAAGGAGCCGGCAGAGATGAGTGCCTCTATGCAGCATCCTGTGCCTGCCCCACATCGGCCTATGAGTACGCGAAAGCAGGACGTGCTCTTATGGGCGCCATTGAAGTTTTCCAAGGGTAAGAAGACATTCCTAATTGATAAGTGcaaactttattaaaaaaaatttgttaaaaactATTACAGGTGATAACTTGAGATATCGCTGTGTTATATTAAGTATTAATCTGGTTCTAACTAATCCACAGAGTGCCGCTGGAGAAGCCGCGCTACAACGACCTCATCGTCCTGATGGAGCGAGCCGCCTACGATGGCTTCCGAGGAGTGGCCTGCAACACGACCCAGACCTGTGACGGATTGCTTTAAAGATTCCAAAGCAAAATGCACTCTTATTTATGTAtctattaaaatgtatattaaatcATTAGGTTGTATTACAAACGGGGTGCAGTCAAGTGCttggttttcttttgcttGCGGTATTACAGTCTCAAATGGTTCAGCTTGGAAATCAGATTAGTTGCTACAAAATTTAACTATGCTATGACTATTATTGTGTCTACTTCGGCTGTTTGGTTGAGTACTGTTAGTCGGGATCTTGGAGGGATTAGCGCAGGATATTCCTGTCCACATTCGGCTGCTCCTTGCCACCGGTAATTGCCTTCACGAATTCCGGGTAATGCAGCAGGCCATCGTTATTGTCGTCGGCAATCAGCAGAAATTTATCAATTGCCTCTGTAAGAAAATCATTTTGAGAtcatattcaaatatatttctatCTATAAAGGGGACAATAATATCtaaagtcaaaaaaaaaaactaagatAGGAAACGTTAAAATACCTATAAAGTGCTCCAGCTCATCGGTGGCATTTTGTAGGTATGCATCCCGCTCGTTGTTTTTGAAATAGTCATAGTTATGATGCATGGCAGACTGAATCATTTCGAGGCCGTCCAGTGCATTGTTATTATCATTGTCATGGGCCTAAAGCGATAACACAAATTAGTACACCTAACATTTTAGTGAAAAGCCAACGACATACCTTAAACATATAGAAGATTTTCTCCTCCTCACTCAAATCATCTAAATTTGCCTGGACGCCCATGTCCTTCAAATCGTCATCAATGCGActaaaatatagaaatattattcaaatttttacaACATTTGCGTTACTGCCCCCCACTTACTGCTCCTCATGGGTGAGATGCTGGTCCACTCTCCTGGTTTCGCCCCTCGGATGATGTGGACCCCTCTTGACCGCCAGAGTTGCATCGAAGTTTTGGCTGAAGCTGGCTATGCAGATGATGAAATTCAGCAGATTCGATAGATTGCACATCCTATACATTGTGAAGTGAATTTTGCAGGAAATTGTTGTGTGTTGAGTTCGGgttttgtgtatattttctAAGGGGTGGGTTGGCCAGGCCACAACTGTCACGCGAGCTGTCAAAGCGGTTAGACTTGCGCAGGCGCTGACTTTTTGATATCTATGTAGTATTTCCCCACTCGGCCAACTGTCAAAATTCAAACATAGCAACCTCTTTGGCACTTGTCCCGTTGGTTCAATAGCATTaggcatttattatttatttgagcTCACATAAGCAAACATCGCttaaaacatttacaaattttcaaCAGTAAAAACAGGAAAATGTGCGAACAGTACTGTGACAAGTTTGAGACCTTCAATCCGGAGGTTGAGTTTGCCAAGTTTCAAAAACGCAAGCCTGTCGTAAGGACTGCCCAACTCTATGAGAATTTGCACAAGCGGGAGGATATCAAGTGTCCCTGTGAGTAACAGGTTTCTAGTTTCGTATGAATTCTATAATGTTAAAAAtgctaaatattttctaaacaGACAGCTTCAAAGGTTATGGCGTGGAGACGGATTCCAATACAATGTACCGCACTTGCAACTCCGAATATGGTTACTATGCACCCAATGCCTATACCATACCCAAGCGTTTCTATCCATTGCCCCAGAGTTTCTCCAATGAAGTCGTGCGTTTCGGCATGTATCGCAATTTCTCCCTGAACACACATATGGATCGTACCTTCTATTAGGACAGCAAATCTCAATAGCCTCATATTGTTTTAAGGTTTATACACAATTTTACGATTTCTtatgaaatttgaaattttattcTGGTCACCAAGTAACTGTATCATTTATTCGAAACCCTTGCCTTAATAAGCAACCTTGAGCAAATCTATcaataacaaatttaaaactgtaaaacggcataaaaataaaaaaaaacatttcgaaaAGCACCCGAAACTCGTTTTGATTATTATGTTAATTTAAGTTCTTCAGTTagctttttgtaaaaaaataaaaagaaaaggtAAAAAACTCCCAAGCAACTCAAGACCAATGcaagcatttaaattaaaagtaaaccACCAACTGTTGAGTGTTATCATATAGTCAGCAAAATGAGGTGAGTTTTATTAGCATAAGGTGATAGGTGGAACTTAGGAATACCATTATCTAGTGAAACCAAGAAGCTACTCGATGCATTGCTATGCGATATCTACGGCAGGCAAGAAGTGTTGGCCAAACGAATAAGGCGTTGTTGCCGCGATCCTGTCCATAAACGATCcccgaagaagaagaaaggACAACTGGCTCAATTGGCCAGCGGCATGGTCGGTGATCGATCCTCCCTAGAGCGTTTGGATGTGCGCAAGCTCATCGATGTGTGCGCCATTCTGAAGGTCGAGATCCTTATGCTGGGCTATCTACTGGAGCGAGTCCTCGTGGCCAGGGATCGTCTGCAGAGGCATCAGGAGGTCCTGTGCGAGTTCGTCACTGCTGTGCTCATCGTGGAGAGTGGTGAGTTTTGGACTATTGATTCCTTAtgatttgaatataaaatgtttattatttctatgtatatatatagtatttgAATCATTTATCCATTGCTTGAGTGCAATGTCCTTATATTCTTAGGCAAACTAGATTGTTGGCTTACGATTctcaaaaatttatttggagTGGTGTCTTTAATATAAGCAAAGTAGTATGTCTTTCTCACCTGTTACCGACTATGACtatattttcttttgagtGCACGAATTGTCAAAGTGCGCGTGTGGGGGAAGGGGGCGTGCCACTGCGCAGTCTCCCCATTGACAGCTGGAGGCTCGATTCTGGCCTGAGTCTTGGCCACTGCCGTCAGTCAAGTGCGGAACTCTCAGCTGTGTGGATCGTGAAGTGCGGAATCGGATAAGCGGAAGCCCAAACGCTCAACGCTGAACGCTGAAAAAAAGCCTCGCTACCGTCACGCACCGtgcatgtatgtgtgtgtttgtgtttgcatttATTGAATGAACTTTGTTGTGTCCTGTGGCCGTTTGCtggtgtgcgtgcgtgtttgAGAGTTGTGGGCAGGTGAAGCCCATGCGTGTACGTGTGTGGGTGTGCCTCGAAAGGAGGAGGCTGACTTGATGACGACACAGAGCAGCATTGAGACTGTCTGACGGGCCACCCACACACCGACGCACAGCCATACACATGTAAAATTTGACTTTGAGTGCGGGAGGGTGTgagcgtgtgtgcgtgtgcacaAGCGGTTTGAAACAACAAACGTGGAAGACTGGCCTCCACAAGAATTTTCGCCCGCCTGTCTTATCTATGTTTTTATATCAcccccgtctctttcgctcttATGCACCCCTCTCTCTTTCACTATTTACAtaagtgtgggtgtgtgtgtgtgtaagtgtgttACCCTTGATACTCGTCGACCAAAATACCAATGGAAGCTAGAAAACAAGGGCCATAAAAACAAGAGCGCGTGCAAAAGTAGCGtgctattatttatttattatttaacttattCAAAGACGGAAAAACAACACTTTCTAATTGAATTCCAAGAAATGACAGCAGGATGCGTAATGGAATAATACGATTTTATCGATCGGCTGAGCCTaggaaaatgcaattaagaGCTGCACTCGCCCAAAAGCATGCAAtcgaaaatttcattaaaagcGGAGCGCCCATTTTAATGCGTTTTCCTGGTTCATTTCCCGTTGGCGCTGCAACGTGGGATATTGGTAATATACCCAAAAACACCCGTCTGTATTCCCCAACTGCCAcaagaacacacacacacgtgagGTGGTACCTCTTTTGGCCATGGCTGATATGGCGAGCTATTGTTGGTGCCATTGTTGCTGCATTGTACGAGTGTGATTCATGTCATGCTCTCACACTCGACCAGCGAAAAGGCTCACGAACTGGCTTTGTTaggcaaaaaggaaaaaatagTTGATTGTGGATTGCATAACTACAAAGAATGCcccacaaaaaataaaagttgaaGGCCATGCCGCTTTAATCCACGTATATCTGGGCCAAACCATTCACATCCATTACGCAGCAGTTGAGCAACTTTGATGGGTGAAAAATTGCCATTTAACAGAAATCTTAGGGAAAGTTCGATGGATGTCAATTCGTAATTAATAGCCACAAAAAACTAACGCTGTTTGTGACAGGATTTCATATTAAGCCCCCTCTTTTGTTTCCTTTATTAAATCCACAAGCTCTGCTTACCCTGTTCTctcaaaaacacaaacacccGCCACAACGTCATGGCCACAATCCTCAGTATTAGGCTTATTAGGATCGTTAAAAGCAGCTCGTGCAATCTTGTACATTTAAATGGcatgaaattttaaaaacgaGTTCCGGCTCAAAGGTAATTACTTGGCTAGAAAGGGGCAGCCTAAGCAGCAAACGTAACAACGAAAGTGGGTCAAGACAGTGGCCAGTAAGACGTGGAATCGATGAGTGCATCACTAGGCGTACAATGGCATGGCTACagtgaaaataatatatagtGATTCAATAAAATCAGCTACAGGTCAACACTTATATTAAACATTCACATATAAGTGGAAAAGTTTGAGCATTCAACGCAAATGTTAAAAAGCGACTCATAGCCAAACCAACATTGCGAGCAACCCCTTTTTTCGAGTGTAGCATTAAGACACTGCTTAGTGTCCGCTTTTTCCACACATTTTTCCCCCAGTCACCTGGCCAGCTTTTGGGAACTGGGTCTGCAGTTGCTTAGTTGTCAAGGTtttccttcatttttttttgcaatattttttttttgtgcaacaactgtgtgtgtgagttgaATGTTTCTTGAGCTCTTCTGTAGGGCGAAAAAATAGTTTCAATGACATTTGAGCCACGGCGATTtgtcgctgtgtgtgtgtcagaGTCTTTGCCAAATTATGTAACTCCAGCATGCTACAAATACCTATGCAAATAGCTCTGCAATCCAATACGTATTTATAGATGTGCATGCCTATGTGTAAGTGTCTATATGTGTATTCATGTAAATCTTGTGTAAATAATACAATAGGCCtcagcaacaactacaactactactactactacaacaagaacaagtacaagtacaacgtaaagcaaaaatgtaaaaccaTAAATAGAGAATccccacaacaacaaaaactactactactactaactgctgcagcaacaacaaagagcCGCTGCGAGCAGTGGCAGAAATCATAGCATACCGTCAGGCGCACGTTAACTTAACATGGGTAACTATGCCAAGCCGCAACAGACCAGCTCACCACACTCATTCTCTCTGCgtttctctgtgtgtgtgtacatatacatattcaaCAATTAATTAACATACTTCTCAAATCTTTTTATCTGTCGATCGATGTCTTTTCCATTGTGTGTTTATTCTAGCGCGCCTTAAAGCCAAAATAATCGACTTTCTATGCCTTCGATCTTTTGCTCGTTTTGTTACAAAGACTTAActctcgctctctttctctatctctctctctctctctctctctttacCTTATTTGTTTAACAACGTTTAATAACGAACCAAATAACAACGACAAggtaatttatgcaaatgaagtTCAAAAGTACAGCTGCTGCATATATCATTTAATATTCGTTGGGCACACCTTCGATAGGGCGGACCTctagcaaaaggcaaaagttttaataaaatgttatgTTTAATGattaagttttaaatattctattatttaccctattaataaacatttttagcgTAATTCAATTACCTGTTCCTAAAACCTTTAGATCTCAGTATTTTCTTTGATCATAATTAAATTGATATTACATTACATCCAATTCATCAATTGCTGTTCTCTAATGCTTGTATATATACTAGAATCCTTTTACTTCAATGTATTTTGagtattcatttaatttaactgAGGTCCGCTCTAAAGcacacatacaaacacacCTCACATTCACACATTCAAGCATACATACACACAATTTTACTCACGGTAAACGCGCACAATTCTAATTTTGGCGGCCGCTTGTAAttaacatttgcatttttcgtaGGGCATGGGCTTTCCCTTCGCTGGcataaatttccattattTTGCCATACAGCCGAGTTAGAGGCGTTCGACCCCATTTAACCCATTTATATTTATCCACCTCCGGGCAGTGCAcacataatttgaatttttcacaGCCCTTTCATGATTTTAAGCTAAGTCCCTGTATAGGATAGGATAGTTGAACTTTACGAAAATCCTATCACACCTTTTCCATTTAcacatatttatgtacatcTGTTGCATGTTGGCcaagttgttgctgttgccctTTCTTCCGGTTTTTGCCCACCCATTTCAGGATTCATTTCACACTCTGCTGATTTCGCTTGTATGTGTTTGGGCGAGTTTCCTGTTTTTGTTCCTTGATTTTTTTCTCAATTCCTCCAGCACCTCTCACATTTTCCCATCAAATTGTAATTACTGCGTCGCAGTTCACACTTTACACTGACGGAGCGGTTTGTTTATGACGCCCACCACCGCTTTTATGGCGATGCAAAGTGACACGAGCTGCTGTGTGGGCGGTTGAAGGATCCTGTGGAGCTCGGACATGTGCACACACGTGTGCCAATTTCGCGGGGTTATGAGAAATCCGAGCCGAAGTTGAGCGGATGAAGGGCCAATCCTTATCATCGCGAGTGAAAGAAAAATAGCCAGAAGTAACTCTTTTTAATAGTTATAGTAATACTAACTCTTAGGAATGTTtcgtttttaaaaatttaccATCAAGAACAGCTCTATAAAATGTAGGATAAATAAAAGGCATTAAAGCTCAAAAAGGGTGTACCTCCTTTTACATTTGAATACCATCTCGATTGAGTAGAAAGTCCTTTTCTTAAAAGTTTTAAAGTAACTCCAAGGAGGCAGCTGGCCTGTCACAAGCAAGAGTCCCTTATCAAACTTTCAGACGCAGatgcaaaaattgacaaaagaatgaaaattGTCATTGCTTTTGGCAGGACACAATGTTCACTTAAGTTTTGAAAGGAGGGCTTATTGAAATTGACAAGCATTTTTAGTCCGCGTCATACAAATTGATTGCTATACCCCTGCGCACGCAGAtccacgtggcgtatgagtaatgctcctttttttgggaaaattaatcggaaatttaataaaagttAAATAGAGGAAAACCTATGCCATGGTTGCGAGAACTGCAATGGCAGCGGAGCAACAAATAGTGCTCATCGGGGAGTCATTATGTAAGCTGCCATCAAAAGCAGGATTTACCCCTCGCAATTTTCCTCTATTTTCCCTTAGTTAACCCCATGATTTCCCTCGCTCCCTCTTGCATAATCGCCTGTTGAAGTGCTTTTGTCTGGGACCGCGTGATAAAGGCGAATCGCAATCACTAAGCCGATAATCATTTGGGTTAAGCATTGCAATAGTTTAATGAACCAGCAAGGATTAAATTTATCATCCAGTTGGCCATTGACTGGGGAATTCATTAGCAGCCTTACGCCCGAATTGACACTAATGGCTAAGAACGTGCCTGCGCATCTGCGACTCTCATAAAAGGCCCTAGCCAACTGCATCGCAGATTGGGCCAGAAGAAAGTAGCCGCAGACACACAGGCGCCGCTCTTTCTTCTGCCGGGAACCACCACTTTTGGGGTCATGCAATCCCCAGGGATAAATGCTGTTTAAGTACGCAGCTTTGGCTGCTGAATGCGGACATGGACATTACATAAAGTGAAGTAAATCCCCTTTGAACTGCTCAAGGGGAAGCAGAATTTAAGTCAGCTCTTAAAGCGGCGTACTAAAAATGTTTTACGGTAGTATGCGGTTATAGCCACACTGAGATAAATTGTCAAACATCCCTCCTAATAGCATTATATACCGATAACCTTGGCTGATATGGTTTGATAAAAATCATTATATCTAATATAAGCTTTTTGTCCTTTCTTAACGCTGTCCTTCATTTATTGAACATGTACATCC harbors:
- the CG34107 gene encoding uncharacterized protein, translated to MCEQYCDKFETFNPEVEFAKFQKRKPVVRTAQLYENLHKREDIKCPYSFKGYGVETDSNTMYRTCNSEYGYYAPNAYTIPKRFYPLPQSFSNEVVRFGMYRNFSLNTHMDRTFY
- the CG12420 gene encoding uncharacterized protein, with amino-acid sequence MAQPGGDHMIIAITTLLVLICSLHLANAASYQLQSYDLDTDNRAASNSSEEVFNGGVTSLERPLSWLRNANSVFGSPAGHVVIQVAKELLHRSAGNSQVLSLNLTNLLIIILLKILIFSAGMLGAGHWSGYGYGHGRSAGRSDNFGLGIASGDDYLITGFLAAQGAGRDECLYAASCACPTSAYEYAKAGRALMGAIEVFQGVPLEKPRYNDLIVLMERAAYDGFRGVACNTTQTCDGLL
- the CG12817 gene encoding uncharacterized protein gives rise to the protein MYRMCNLSNLLNFIICIASFSQNFDATLAVKRGPHHPRGETRRVDQHLTHEEHRIDDDLKDMGVQANLDDLSEEEKIFYMFKAHDNDNNNALDGLEMIQSAMHHNYDYFKNNERDAYLQNATDELEHFIEAIDKFLLIADDNNDGLLHYPEFVKAITGGKEQPNVDRNILR